A genomic stretch from Caulobacter sp. FWC2 includes:
- a CDS encoding FecR family protein, with translation MERETGSRREAVRQAAALWVVRLDDPSCSAADRAAFEAWRDDSHEHEAAYEREAVAWSRLERLRAMRPGMERPDRDLLAERRPALPLARAPWARGMAAAAAIALVVAGTMTFDGGTAYATAIGERRVVVLSDNSRIELNTDSKVIVRYRKGVREVKLVRGEAVFEAAKGDVRPFVIKAADAVMQADGSTEMAVRLRSDGAAVTVKRGAVDLDAAPAERKDDLRLKAGVTAIYSSAGSRSHAVSDSEIDRALAWRQGAIALNGQSLEQAVAEFNRYNKQQIRIADPSISGLRLAGYFQTTEPNSFVSAVTSAFPVRAGAGADGAIRLSRRAVAEKAG, from the coding sequence ATGGAGCGCGAAACGGGATCACGACGCGAAGCGGTGAGGCAGGCGGCCGCCCTCTGGGTGGTCAGGCTTGATGACCCTTCGTGCTCGGCCGCCGATCGCGCCGCCTTTGAGGCCTGGCGCGACGACAGTCACGAGCATGAAGCCGCCTATGAGCGTGAGGCCGTCGCCTGGTCGCGGCTGGAGCGCCTGCGCGCGATGCGTCCGGGCATGGAGCGTCCGGATCGCGACCTGCTGGCCGAGCGCCGCCCGGCTCTGCCCTTGGCGCGCGCGCCGTGGGCCCGAGGCATGGCCGCCGCAGCCGCCATCGCCCTGGTCGTGGCCGGCACGATGACCTTCGACGGCGGCACGGCCTACGCCACCGCCATCGGCGAGCGCCGGGTAGTTGTCCTCAGCGACAACAGCCGCATAGAACTGAACACCGACAGCAAGGTCATCGTCCGCTATCGCAAGGGCGTGCGCGAGGTGAAGCTGGTCCGGGGCGAGGCGGTGTTCGAGGCCGCCAAGGGCGACGTCCGCCCCTTCGTGATCAAGGCCGCCGATGCGGTCATGCAGGCCGACGGCTCCACCGAGATGGCCGTGCGCCTGCGCTCGGACGGCGCGGCCGTGACGGTCAAGCGTGGCGCGGTCGACCTCGACGCCGCCCCGGCCGAGCGCAAGGACGACCTGCGGCTGAAGGCTGGCGTCACCGCCATCTACAGCTCGGCCGGCAGCCGTTCCCATGCGGTGTCGGACAGCGAGATCGACCGGGCCTTGGCCTGGCGACAGGGCGCGATCGCCCTGAACGGCCAGTCGCTGGAACAGGCGGTGGCCGAGTTCAACCGCTACAACAAGCAGCAGATCCGTATCGCCGATCCGTCGATCTCAGGTCTGCGCCTCGCCGGCTATTTCCAGACCACCGAGCCCAACAGCTTCGTCAGCGCGGTGACCAGCGCCTTCCCGGTGCGCGCCGGCGCGGGCGCCGATGGCGCCATTCGCCTGTCGCGTCGCGCGGTCGCCGAAAAGGCGGGCTGA
- a CDS encoding RNA polymerase sigma factor yields MAQEDEDRRAWFRREILPLEPDLLAYARRFCRDGQTDPEDLVHDTFARVIACKTWREIGNPGAFATRILRNCALDALRRRKVLTITAVADFDRIEPIDEAPTAQMMLESREELRLLADAIAELPTQCRRVFTLRKVYSLSPEDIAVRLGLSVSTVEKHLVKGLRYCSDKLGRRIGRKSKVDEGRSWSAKRDHDAKR; encoded by the coding sequence ATGGCGCAAGAAGACGAAGACCGTCGCGCCTGGTTCAGGCGCGAAATCCTGCCGCTGGAGCCGGACCTGCTGGCCTATGCGCGTCGGTTCTGCCGCGACGGCCAGACCGATCCCGAGGACCTGGTCCACGACACCTTCGCCCGCGTTATCGCCTGCAAGACCTGGCGCGAGATCGGAAATCCGGGCGCTTTCGCCACCCGCATCCTGCGCAACTGCGCGCTTGATGCGCTGCGTCGCCGCAAGGTGCTGACCATCACCGCCGTCGCCGACTTCGACCGCATCGAACCGATCGATGAAGCGCCCACCGCGCAAATGATGCTCGAATCACGCGAGGAGTTGCGGCTGCTGGCCGACGCGATCGCCGAACTTCCGACTCAATGCCGACGCGTCTTCACGTTGAGAAAAGTTTACAGTCTCTCGCCTGAGGATATAGCGGTTCGGCTCGGGCTATCCGTCTCTACTGTTGAGAAGCATCTGGTGAAGGGCCTTCGGTACTGTTCCGACAAGCTGGGACGTCGTATCGGACGCAAGAGTAAGGTCGACGAAGGACGCTCATGGAGCGCGAAACGGGATCACGACGCGAAGCGGTGA
- a CDS encoding MFS transporter: MGADSQAAPASKQGKGRDVLVIGASSLGTVFEWYDFYLYGSLAVIITGHFFSGVNETTGFILALLAFAAGFAIRPLGAVIFGRLGDIWGRKNTFLITMLLMGVSTFVVGLLPSYEQIGIAAPIALVVMRLVQGLALGGEYGGAATYVAEHAPPGRRGFYTSWIQTTATVGLFLSLLVILVVRTQLGEEAFKAWGWRVPFLVSLLLLGVSLWIRLKLHESPTFQKMIAEGKGTKKPLAEAFGQWKNLKVVLLALFGLTMGQAVVWYCGQFYAQFFLEKTLKVDGALANLLIASGLLIGTPFFVFFGWLSDKIGRKWIIIAGCVLAAATYFPIFKALTTYANPLLAQAEASAPVTVSADPATCAFQFDPVGKAKFNTPCDVAKAYLAKAGVTYSVREASPGAPTTVQVGGVTLSGFDAKGATGKAFATARKAWEADLGDQLKVAGYPAKADSALVDKPKVIGLLALLVLYVTMVYGPIAAMLVELFPTRIRYTAMSLPYHLGNGWFGGFLPTTSFAIVAATGDVYSGLWYPVIIASVTAVIGGLFLKDTRHNVIDD, translated from the coding sequence ATGGGGGCTGACAGCCAAGCCGCGCCCGCGTCGAAGCAGGGCAAGGGGCGCGACGTGCTGGTGATCGGGGCGTCGTCGCTCGGCACCGTGTTCGAGTGGTACGATTTCTATCTCTACGGCTCGCTGGCGGTGATCATCACCGGCCACTTCTTCTCGGGCGTCAACGAGACGACCGGCTTCATCCTGGCCCTGCTGGCCTTCGCCGCGGGCTTCGCGATCCGGCCGCTGGGGGCGGTGATCTTCGGACGGCTGGGCGACATCTGGGGGCGCAAGAACACCTTCCTGATCACCATGCTGCTGATGGGCGTCTCGACCTTCGTGGTCGGCCTGCTGCCGTCCTACGAGCAGATCGGCATCGCCGCGCCGATCGCCCTGGTCGTCATGCGCCTGGTCCAGGGCCTGGCCCTGGGCGGCGAATATGGCGGGGCCGCGACCTACGTCGCCGAGCACGCGCCGCCGGGACGGCGCGGCTTCTACACCAGCTGGATCCAGACCACGGCGACCGTGGGCCTGTTCCTGTCGCTGCTGGTCATCCTGGTCGTCCGCACCCAGCTGGGCGAGGAGGCGTTCAAGGCCTGGGGCTGGCGCGTGCCGTTCCTGGTCTCGCTTCTGCTGCTAGGCGTGTCGCTGTGGATCCGCCTGAAGCTGCACGAGAGCCCGACCTTCCAGAAGATGATCGCCGAAGGGAAGGGGACCAAGAAGCCGCTGGCCGAGGCCTTTGGCCAGTGGAAGAACCTCAAGGTCGTGCTGCTGGCCCTGTTCGGCCTGACCATGGGCCAGGCGGTGGTCTGGTACTGCGGCCAGTTCTACGCCCAGTTCTTCCTGGAAAAGACCCTGAAGGTGGACGGGGCCCTGGCCAACCTGCTGATCGCCAGCGGCCTGCTGATCGGTACGCCGTTCTTCGTGTTCTTCGGCTGGCTGTCGGACAAGATCGGCCGCAAGTGGATCATCATCGCCGGCTGCGTGCTGGCGGCGGCGACCTATTTCCCGATCTTCAAGGCGCTCACCACCTACGCCAACCCGCTGCTGGCCCAGGCGGAAGCCTCGGCGCCGGTGACGGTCTCGGCCGATCCGGCCACCTGCGCCTTCCAGTTCGATCCCGTCGGCAAGGCCAAGTTCAACACCCCCTGCGACGTGGCCAAGGCCTATCTGGCCAAGGCCGGCGTCACCTATTCGGTGCGAGAGGCCAGCCCGGGCGCGCCGACCACCGTTCAGGTCGGCGGCGTGACGCTGTCGGGCTTCGACGCCAAGGGGGCGACCGGCAAGGCCTTCGCCACCGCGCGCAAGGCCTGGGAGGCTGATCTGGGCGACCAGCTGAAGGTCGCCGGCTATCCGGCCAAGGCCGACAGCGCCCTGGTCGACAAGCCCAAGGTCATCGGCCTGCTGGCCCTGCTGGTGCTCTACGTGACCATGGTCTACGGCCCGATCGCGGCCATGCTGGTCGAGCTGTTCCCGACGCGGATCCGCTACACCGCCATGTCGCTGCCCTACCACCTGGGCAACGGCTGGTTCGGCGGTTTCCTGCCCACGACCTCGTTCGCGATCGTGGCGGCGACGGGCGACGTCTATTCGGGGCTCTGGTACCCGGTGATCATCGCCTCGGTGACCGCGGTTATCGGCGGCCTGTTCCTGAAGGACACGCGCCACAACGTGATCGACGATTAG